A section of the Alligator mississippiensis isolate rAllMis1 chromosome 8, rAllMis1, whole genome shotgun sequence genome encodes:
- the LOC132252119 gene encoding olfactory receptor 1361-like yields the protein MELDNQTFQTEFLLLGLSELGPWQSVLFPVCLCIYLAGLVGNLLLVFLVKTDSHLDTPMYFFLGNFSFLEICFTSVTMPRLLANTLASMKAISLPGCLLQVYFLHSMGCTECFLLAIMAFDRYLAIHRPLHYSTVMTRRLSVTLEATTWIACLLYSSLHSVILSQLSFCRRSQEIHHYFCDIPALLQAACSDVSLGKSVLHVAGTVVVVCPFAWTLLSYVLILAAILHICSAQG from the coding sequence ATGGAGCTGGACAATCAAACTTTCCAGACAGAATTCCTCCTCTTGGGCCTTTCAGAGCTGGGGCCCTGGCAGTCTGTGCTGTTCCCGGTCTGTCTTTGCATCTACctagcagggctggtggggaaccTGCTCCTTGTCTTCTTGGTAAAGACTGATTCGCACCTggacacccccatgtactttttccttgGTAACTTCTCCTTCCTGGAGATCTGCTTCACATCAGTGACCATGCCCAGGCTCCTAGCTAACACACTGGCAAGCATGAAGGCCatttctctgcctggctgcctgctgcaggtgtACTTCCTTCACTCCATGGGCTGCACAGAGTGCTTCCTCCTGGCTATAATGGCCTTTGACCGCTACCTGGCCATACACAGGCCCCTGCACTACAGCACCGTCATGACCAGGCGCCTCAGTGTGACCCTGGAGGCCACCACATGGATTGCCTGCCTCCTCTACTCCTCCCTCCACAGCGTGATCCTGTCTCAGCTCTCCTTCTGCAGGAGGTCCCAGGAAATCCATCACTACTTCTGCGATATtcctgctctgctgcaggcagcctgctcaGATGTTTCCCTTGGCAAGAGCGTGCTGCATGTTGCTGGCACAGTGGTGGTGGTCTGTCCCTTTGCCTGGACCTTGCTCTCCTATGTCCTCATCCTTGCAGCCATCCTGCACATCTGCTCTGCCCAGGGCTGA